A genomic window from Scatophagus argus isolate fScaArg1 chromosome 17, fScaArg1.pri, whole genome shotgun sequence includes:
- the recql4 gene encoding ATP-dependent DNA helicase Q4 isoform X6, producing MDRYNEVKLLLKNWEKEFVKQHQKKPNKEDIDQAPEETRKLYKEYRSLKQAKENSSDAASRHVEESRFTPEVNAAQKESDCWGAHLNRSAQSASSPRLTPQDRDSLQSSAQYYGLKLKNNLSMLSKERPVSLKKVTLSGRVPLNSLKDLQTGQTNPPAAAAVIKNASTDSESSTFSQRVKTCPGSLPSSTQHSEEPEDQFEPFEPIRESCEEPAGADSSFSCSSSSNTESRVGIPRGDVEFRGSPHIARGFRGGIAGRDIGGRPSPATRLSSIDKKWLERCQVFGEMEAEVKPGAGNQDISQDKRDERERETETEGKIEGDERIEKEEIDTERAKREAIDLRGDDWFKSVTTDNMVSDGAQKPPWQHTRNSSRGGEAKVNKRGSEDMESGLTPAAAPEDDNETSHKSKGTKKRGRKRQREGENMEGEMTEEGGVKKRRRNGKKKEENSVNPSQTQEGGNKRRTKKKGDEDTEGEQEKQTKVTKKVPQENLLGEIEEEFEAKRRYHTPPVRTRSVKGAEGNFVKINLKKKSHVKGYALRGVGLRKQLYMQKFQLKGERFGGGGGYFGRGRRGGFRGGLSRQGDTCYKCGGTGHWAIDCKGRAPPPPTPEDLPADEVPFELPTLEEVARATGTLRPDSLVASPRISEKQDYQEKEGDSNHKDEVLLNVIRPDYERPAPPPPMEPLYDLKDDGKIREAPPEVYAALRDLGYQSFRSGQEEAIMRILSGLSTLVVLSTGMGKSLCYQLPAYLYAQRSKSITLVISPLVSLMDDQLSGLPGNLKAACIHSNMTMKQREAAIEKVKSGQVCVLLLSPEALVGGGGSGSGCLPSAQELPPVAFACIDEAHCVSEWSHNFRPCYLRLCKVLRERLGVRCLLGLTATATLSTALDIARHLDITDQDGIAVRSAAVPPNLSLSVSMDREKDQALVSLLKGDRFGCLDSIIVYCTRREETVRVAALLRTCLQGVLVKENKQPSSSSQTQNNPVGQRKKELARKKIRKPLKWQAESYHAGLSASERRRVQNNFMCGELRIVVATVAFGMGLDKSDVRGIIHYNMPKSFESYVQEIGRAGRDGEPAHCHLFLDPEGGDLHELRRHIHADTVDYYTVKKLVQKVFPSCKCKQVHQKQQELVKDIDDSELLEMMDVCDQESGMNPPTQHNIVPPAPSAAQETSHPHAAELHLREGGAEGKEEEKEEQTVEHEETDGLMKRKDVEVKGASDWPRDQEEESSDWPKERVCHTHERAIPIQQTVETLDITEEGVETLLCYLELHPQRFVELLHPTLSLCKVSCYDGPRQLQKITGICPPVAVVLARRRMAGERVETYSELEFDVVEVADTMGWQLPLVKRGLRQLQWSTGSAGGRSGVHVEFSSISFYFRSYGDLSDEELDRVCQFLHNRVQNQERTQLYQLTACFKAFKSVAFNSVSSCLDDLDGGRSLQLKGLLSEYFDKRRDASQMLAPLDAEELDKYKLLDWENQIRADIRSFLSTRSDEKFSGRAVARILHGIGSPCYPAQTYGRDRRYWRKYIQFDFNQLIRLATQEIIRFK from the exons ATGGATCGCTACAACGAGGTGAAACTTCTGCTGAAAAACTGGGAGAAGGAGTTTGTCAAACAGCACCAGAAGAAACCCAACAAG GAGGACATTGATCAAGCTCCAGAGGAGACCAGGA AGCTGTACAAAGAATATCGGAGTCTGAAACAagccaaagaaaacagcagtgatgcAGCCAGCAGACATGTTGAAGAGTCCAGATTTACACCTGAGGTCAACGCGGCCCAGAAG GAGTCAGACTGTTGGGGTGCCCATCTGAACCGTAGTGCACAGTCTGCATCGTCTCCCAGACTGACACCCCAGGACAGAGACAGTCTTCAGTCCTCTGCCCAATACTATGGCCTAAAGCTTAAAAACAACCTGTCTATGCTCAGTAAG GAGAGACCTGTTTCACTGAAGAAAGTGACCCTCTCTGGTCGGGTGCCTCTAAATTCCTTGAAAGATTTACAAACTGGACAGACAAaccctccagctgctgctgctgtcattaagAACGCTTCCACTGACTCTGAATCCAGCACTTTCTCACAAAG AGTCAAGACTTGCCCGGGGTCCCTGCCTTCATCGACACAGCATTCAGAAGAGCCTGAAGATCAGTTTGAACCTTTTGAACCTATCAGAGAGTCTTGTGAAGAACCTGCAGGCGCTGACAGCAGTTTTAGTtgtagcagtagtagtaatacTGAGA GCAGAGTAGGAATTCCAAGAGGTGATGTGGAGTTCAGAGGAAGCCCACATATTGCTAGAGGCTTCAGAGGAGGAATAGCAGGTAGAGACATTGGAGGAAGGCCCTCTCCTGCCACCAGGCTGAGTTCTATCGACAAGAAGTGGCTAGAGAGGTGTCAGGTGTTTGGAGAGATGGAGGCTGAGGTGAAGCCTGGAGCAGGCAACCAGGATATCAGTCAGGAcaaaagagatgagagagaaagggaaacggaaacagaaggaaaaattGAAGGTGATGAAAGaattgaaaaagaagaaatagaCACAGAGCGAGCAAAAAGAGAAGCAATAGACTTGAGAGGAGATGATTGGTTTAAAAGCGTTACGACTGATAACATGGTCAGCGATGGTGCACAGAAACCTCCCTGGCAACACActagaaacagcagcagaggaggggaaGCAAAAGTGAACAAGAGGGGAAGTGAAGATATGGAAAGTGGTCTAACGCCCGCTGCAGCGCCAGAAGACGACAATGAAACCAGTCACAAATCCAAAGGCACAAAGAAAAGAGGtaggaaaaggcagagagagggagagaacatggagggagagatgacagaggagggaggagtgaaGAAGAGGCGTAGGAAtggcaaaaagaaagaggagaactCTGTAAACCCCAGCCAGACTCAGGAAGGAGGGAACAAAAGGAGAACCAAGAAAAAGGGAGATGAAGACACAGAGGGTGAACAAGAGAAACAAACCAAGGTAACAAAAAAG GTTCCTCAGGAGAACTTGTTAGGAGAAATAGAGGAGGAATTTGAAGCCAAGAGAAGGTATCACACTCCACCTGTCAGAACGAG AAGTGTGAAAGGCGCAGAGGGTAACTTTGTGAAGATAAATCTGAAGAAGAAATCTCATGTCAAAGGATACGCACTCAGAGGTGTTGGTCTACGGAAACag TTGTACATGCAGAAGTTCCAGCTGAAAGGCGAACGTtttggtggaggtggtggatATTTtggcagaggaaggaggggtGGATTCAGAGGAGGGCTCAGTCGCCAGGGTGACACCTGCTACAAGTGTGGAGGGACCGGACACTGGGCCATCGACTGCAAGGGACGAG cccctcctcctcccactcctgaAGACCTACCTGCTGATGAGGTGCCGTTTGAACTGCCCACCCTGGAGGAGGTTGCCAGGGCAACGGGGACGCTGCGGCCTGACTCGCTGG TTGCATCTCCCAGAATCAGCGAGAAGCAAGACTACCAAGAAAAGGAGGGCGACAGTAACCATAAAGACGAGGTGTTGCTGAACGTGATCCGTCCTGACTATGAGCGTCCCGCTCCTCCACCTCCAATGGAACCTCTTTATGATCTCAAAGATGATGGGAAAATCCGGG AAGCGCCTCCTGAGGTGTACGCAGCTCTGAGAGACCTTGGCTATCAGTCATTTAGATCTGGACAAGAAGAAGCCATCATGAGGATACTGTCAG gTCTCTCTACCCTGGTAGTGTTGTCCACAGGGATGGGCAAATCATTATGCTACCAGCTCCCAGCCTACCTGTATGCACAGCGATCAAAATCTATCACTTTGGTCATTTCACCTCTAGTCTCACTAATGGATGACCAG ttgtCTGGCTTGCCAGGCAATCTGAAGGCAGCCTGTATCCACTCCAACATGACTATGAAACAGAGGGAAGCTGCGATAGAGAAG GTGAAGTCaggccaggtgtgtgtgttgctccTCTCCCCAGAGGCTCTGGTTGGTGGAGGTGGCTCAGGTTCAGGGTGTCTCCCCTCTGCTCAGGAGCTCCCTCCTGTGGCCTTTGCCTGTATAGACGAAGCTCATTGTGTCTCAGAGTGGTCACACAACTTTAGACCCTGCTATCTGAGGCTCTGTAAG GTACTAAGAGAGCGTTTGGGAGTGCGGTGCTTGCTGGGACTCACGGCTACGGCCACACTGTCCACTGCTCTGGACATCGCACGACATTTGGACATCACTGATCAAGATGGCATTGCAGTCCGATCTGCAGCGGTGCCTCCTAACCTGTCCCTGTCCGTGTCCATGGATAGAGAAAAGGATCAG GCTTTAGTGTCCTTGTTGAAAGGTGATCGCTTTGGTTGTCTGGACTCCATCATCGTCTACTGCACCAGAAGGGAGGAGACAGTTCGTGTGGCGGCGTTGCTCAGGACCTGCCTGCAGGGTGTGctggtgaaagaaaacaagcagcccagcagcagcagtcagacacaaaacaaccctgtaggacagagaaaaaaagagctgG CAAGGAAGAAGATCCGTAAACCGCTGAAATGGCAGGCGGAGTCATACCACGCCGGCTTGTCGGCATCAGAGCGCCGTCGTGTCCAGAACAACTTCATGTGTGGAGAGCTCAGAATCGTGGTGGCCACTGTTGCGTTTGGCATGGGCCTCGACAAATCAGACGTACGTGGTATCATCCACTACAACATGCCTAAG AGCTTTGAGAGCTACGTTCAGGAGATTGGAAGGgcaggaagagatggagaacCAGCACACTGTCACCTGTTTCTGGACCCTGAG GGTGGAGACCTCCATGAGCTTCGTCGTCACATCCACGCAGACACGGTGGACTACTACACAGTAAAGAAACTAGTGCAGAAAGTTTTCCCCTCATGCAAATGTAAACAGGTACACCAGAAACAACAGGAACTTGTAAAG GACATTGACGACTCAGAGCTGCTGGAAATGATGGATGTATGTGATCAGGAGAGCGGCATGAACCCTCCCACTCAGCACAATATAGTACCACCAGCACCTTCTGCTGCACAG GAGACATCACATCCCCATGCAGCAGAGCTACACCTCCGAGAAGGTGGAGctgaaggaaaggaggaggagaaagaggagcagacAGTTGAACACGAGGAAACTGATGGTTTGATGAAGCGTAAGGATGTGGAAGTGAAAGGAGCCAGTGATTGGCCGAGGGACcaggaagaggagagcagtGATTGGCCCAAAGAGCGAGTGTGTCACACGCATGAGAGAGCGATTCCCATCCAACAAACTGTGGAGACTCTTGACATCACAGAGGAGG GTGTAGAAACACTGCTCTGCTATCTGGAGCTGCATCCCCAGCGCTTTGTTGAACTTCTCCACCCCACACTGTCTCTGTGTAAAGTCAGCTGCTATGACGGACCAAGACAGCTCCAGAAAATCACTGGAAT TTGCCCCCCAGTTGCTGTGGTGTTGGCCAGAAGGCGGATGGCAGGCGAACGAGTGGAGACTTATTCTGAACTGGAGTTTGATGTTGTCGAGGTTGCGGACACTATGGGATGGCAGCTTCCTCTTGTGAAGAGAGGACTAAGACAGCTGCAGTGGAGCACTGGTAGCG ctggTGGCCGTAGCGGTGTCCATGTTGAATTCTCCTCCATATCCTTCTACTTTCGTTCCTACGGTGACCTCAGCGATGAGGAGCTGGACAGAGTTTGTCAGTTCCTCCATAATCGAGTGCAAAACCAAGAGAGAACACAGCTTTACCAGCTGACCGCATGCTTCAAGGCCTTCAAAAG TGTCGCCTTCAACAGTGTGTCGTCCTGCCTTGACGATTTAGATGGAGGACGCAGCCTCCAGCTGAAAGGCCTTCTGTCCGAGTACTTTGACAAGAGGCGAGACGCCAGCCAAATGCTCGCGCCTTTGGATGCTGAGGAGCTCGACAAATATaag tTGTTAGACTGGGAGAATCAGATCAGAGCGGACATCAGAAGTTTCCTCTCCACCCGCAGTGATGAGAAATTTTCTGGACGAGCTGTTGCTAGAATCCTGCATGGCATAG ggAGTCCTTGTTATCCTGCTCAAACCTACGGCAGGGACAGACGCTACTGGAGGAAGTACATACAGTTTGACTTCAACCAGCTCATCAGGTTGGCCACACAGGAGATCATTCGCTTCAAGTGA
- the recql4 gene encoding ATP-dependent DNA helicase Q4 isoform X1: MDRYNEVKLLLKNWEKEFVKQHQKKPNKEDIDQAPEETRKLYKEYRSLKQAKENSSDAASRHVEESRFTPEVNAAQKESDCWGAHLNRSAQSASSPRLTPQDRDSLQSSAQYYGLKLKNNLSMLSKERPVSLKKVTLSGRVPLNSLKDLQTGQTNPPAAAAVIKNASTDSESSTFSQRVKTCPGSLPSSTQHSEEPEDQFEPFEPIRESCEEPAGADSSFSCSSSSNTESKNSKMIKSQNPNAFSLSSSPTRSSALLSSLSSPGRVGIPRGDVEFRGSPHIARGFRGGIAGRDIGGRPSPATRLSSIDKKWLERCQVFGEMEAEVKPGAGNQDISQDKRDERERETETEGKIEGDERIEKEEIDTERAKREAIDLRGDDWFKSVTTDNMVSDGAQKPPWQHTRNSSRGGEAKVNKRGSEDMESGLTPAAAPEDDNETSHKSKGTKKRGRKRQREGENMEGEMTEEGGVKKRRRNGKKKEENSVNPSQTQEGGNKRRTKKKGDEDTEGEQEKQTKVTKKVPQENLLGEIEEEFEAKRRYHTPPVRTRSVKGAEGNFVKINLKKKSHVKGYALRGVGLRKQLYMQKFQLKGERFGGGGGYFGRGRRGGFRGGLSRQGDTCYKCGGTGHWAIDCKGRAPPPPTPEDLPADEVPFELPTLEEVARATGTLRPDSLVASPRISEKQDYQEKEGDSNHKDEVLLNVIRPDYERPAPPPPMEPLYDLKDDGKIREAPPEVYAALRDLGYQSFRSGQEEAIMRILSGLSTLVVLSTGMGKSLCYQLPAYLYAQRSKSITLVISPLVSLMDDQLSGLPGNLKAACIHSNMTMKQREAAIEKVKSGQVCVLLLSPEALVGGGGSGSGCLPSAQELPPVAFACIDEAHCVSEWSHNFRPCYLRLCKVLRERLGVRCLLGLTATATLSTALDIARHLDITDQDGIAVRSAAVPPNLSLSVSMDREKDQALVSLLKGDRFGCLDSIIVYCTRREETVRVAALLRTCLQGVLVKENKQPSSSSQTQNNPVGQRKKELARKKIRKPLKWQAESYHAGLSASERRRVQNNFMCGELRIVVATVAFGMGLDKSDVRGIIHYNMPKSFESYVQEIGRAGRDGEPAHCHLFLDPEGGDLHELRRHIHADTVDYYTVKKLVQKVFPSCKCKQVHQKQQELVKDIDDSELLEMMDVCDQESGMNPPTQHNIVPPAPSAAQETSHPHAAELHLREGGAEGKEEEKEEQTVEHEETDGLMKRKDVEVKGASDWPRDQEEESSDWPKERVCHTHERAIPIQQTVETLDITEEGVETLLCYLELHPQRFVELLHPTLSLCKVSCYDGPRQLQKITGICPPVAVVLARRRMAGERVETYSELEFDVVEVADTMGWQLPLVKRGLRQLQWSTGSAGGRSGVHVEFSSISFYFRSYGDLSDEELDRVCQFLHNRVQNQERTQLYQLTACFKAFKSVAFNSVSSCLDDLDGGRSLQLKGLLSEYFDKRRDASQMLAPLDAEELDKYKLLDWENQIRADIRSFLSTRSDEKFSGRAVARILHGIGSPCYPAQTYGRDRRYWRKYIQFDFNQLIRLATQEIIRFK, from the exons ATGGATCGCTACAACGAGGTGAAACTTCTGCTGAAAAACTGGGAGAAGGAGTTTGTCAAACAGCACCAGAAGAAACCCAACAAG GAGGACATTGATCAAGCTCCAGAGGAGACCAGGA AGCTGTACAAAGAATATCGGAGTCTGAAACAagccaaagaaaacagcagtgatgcAGCCAGCAGACATGTTGAAGAGTCCAGATTTACACCTGAGGTCAACGCGGCCCAGAAG GAGTCAGACTGTTGGGGTGCCCATCTGAACCGTAGTGCACAGTCTGCATCGTCTCCCAGACTGACACCCCAGGACAGAGACAGTCTTCAGTCCTCTGCCCAATACTATGGCCTAAAGCTTAAAAACAACCTGTCTATGCTCAGTAAG GAGAGACCTGTTTCACTGAAGAAAGTGACCCTCTCTGGTCGGGTGCCTCTAAATTCCTTGAAAGATTTACAAACTGGACAGACAAaccctccagctgctgctgctgtcattaagAACGCTTCCACTGACTCTGAATCCAGCACTTTCTCACAAAG AGTCAAGACTTGCCCGGGGTCCCTGCCTTCATCGACACAGCATTCAGAAGAGCCTGAAGATCAGTTTGAACCTTTTGAACCTATCAGAGAGTCTTGTGAAGAACCTGCAGGCGCTGACAGCAGTTTTAGTtgtagcagtagtagtaatacTGAGAGTAAGAATAGTAAAATGATTAAATCACAAAATCCAAATGCTTTTagtctgtcttcctctccaaCCAGATCTTCTGCCCTGTTGTCATCATTATCTTCTCCAGGCAGAGTAGGAATTCCAAGAGGTGATGTGGAGTTCAGAGGAAGCCCACATATTGCTAGAGGCTTCAGAGGAGGAATAGCAGGTAGAGACATTGGAGGAAGGCCCTCTCCTGCCACCAGGCTGAGTTCTATCGACAAGAAGTGGCTAGAGAGGTGTCAGGTGTTTGGAGAGATGGAGGCTGAGGTGAAGCCTGGAGCAGGCAACCAGGATATCAGTCAGGAcaaaagagatgagagagaaagggaaacggaaacagaaggaaaaattGAAGGTGATGAAAGaattgaaaaagaagaaatagaCACAGAGCGAGCAAAAAGAGAAGCAATAGACTTGAGAGGAGATGATTGGTTTAAAAGCGTTACGACTGATAACATGGTCAGCGATGGTGCACAGAAACCTCCCTGGCAACACActagaaacagcagcagaggaggggaaGCAAAAGTGAACAAGAGGGGAAGTGAAGATATGGAAAGTGGTCTAACGCCCGCTGCAGCGCCAGAAGACGACAATGAAACCAGTCACAAATCCAAAGGCACAAAGAAAAGAGGtaggaaaaggcagagagagggagagaacatggagggagagatgacagaggagggaggagtgaaGAAGAGGCGTAGGAAtggcaaaaagaaagaggagaactCTGTAAACCCCAGCCAGACTCAGGAAGGAGGGAACAAAAGGAGAACCAAGAAAAAGGGAGATGAAGACACAGAGGGTGAACAAGAGAAACAAACCAAGGTAACAAAAAAG GTTCCTCAGGAGAACTTGTTAGGAGAAATAGAGGAGGAATTTGAAGCCAAGAGAAGGTATCACACTCCACCTGTCAGAACGAG AAGTGTGAAAGGCGCAGAGGGTAACTTTGTGAAGATAAATCTGAAGAAGAAATCTCATGTCAAAGGATACGCACTCAGAGGTGTTGGTCTACGGAAACag TTGTACATGCAGAAGTTCCAGCTGAAAGGCGAACGTtttggtggaggtggtggatATTTtggcagaggaaggaggggtGGATTCAGAGGAGGGCTCAGTCGCCAGGGTGACACCTGCTACAAGTGTGGAGGGACCGGACACTGGGCCATCGACTGCAAGGGACGAG cccctcctcctcccactcctgaAGACCTACCTGCTGATGAGGTGCCGTTTGAACTGCCCACCCTGGAGGAGGTTGCCAGGGCAACGGGGACGCTGCGGCCTGACTCGCTGG TTGCATCTCCCAGAATCAGCGAGAAGCAAGACTACCAAGAAAAGGAGGGCGACAGTAACCATAAAGACGAGGTGTTGCTGAACGTGATCCGTCCTGACTATGAGCGTCCCGCTCCTCCACCTCCAATGGAACCTCTTTATGATCTCAAAGATGATGGGAAAATCCGGG AAGCGCCTCCTGAGGTGTACGCAGCTCTGAGAGACCTTGGCTATCAGTCATTTAGATCTGGACAAGAAGAAGCCATCATGAGGATACTGTCAG gTCTCTCTACCCTGGTAGTGTTGTCCACAGGGATGGGCAAATCATTATGCTACCAGCTCCCAGCCTACCTGTATGCACAGCGATCAAAATCTATCACTTTGGTCATTTCACCTCTAGTCTCACTAATGGATGACCAG ttgtCTGGCTTGCCAGGCAATCTGAAGGCAGCCTGTATCCACTCCAACATGACTATGAAACAGAGGGAAGCTGCGATAGAGAAG GTGAAGTCaggccaggtgtgtgtgttgctccTCTCCCCAGAGGCTCTGGTTGGTGGAGGTGGCTCAGGTTCAGGGTGTCTCCCCTCTGCTCAGGAGCTCCCTCCTGTGGCCTTTGCCTGTATAGACGAAGCTCATTGTGTCTCAGAGTGGTCACACAACTTTAGACCCTGCTATCTGAGGCTCTGTAAG GTACTAAGAGAGCGTTTGGGAGTGCGGTGCTTGCTGGGACTCACGGCTACGGCCACACTGTCCACTGCTCTGGACATCGCACGACATTTGGACATCACTGATCAAGATGGCATTGCAGTCCGATCTGCAGCGGTGCCTCCTAACCTGTCCCTGTCCGTGTCCATGGATAGAGAAAAGGATCAG GCTTTAGTGTCCTTGTTGAAAGGTGATCGCTTTGGTTGTCTGGACTCCATCATCGTCTACTGCACCAGAAGGGAGGAGACAGTTCGTGTGGCGGCGTTGCTCAGGACCTGCCTGCAGGGTGTGctggtgaaagaaaacaagcagcccagcagcagcagtcagacacaaaacaaccctgtaggacagagaaaaaaagagctgG CAAGGAAGAAGATCCGTAAACCGCTGAAATGGCAGGCGGAGTCATACCACGCCGGCTTGTCGGCATCAGAGCGCCGTCGTGTCCAGAACAACTTCATGTGTGGAGAGCTCAGAATCGTGGTGGCCACTGTTGCGTTTGGCATGGGCCTCGACAAATCAGACGTACGTGGTATCATCCACTACAACATGCCTAAG AGCTTTGAGAGCTACGTTCAGGAGATTGGAAGGgcaggaagagatggagaacCAGCACACTGTCACCTGTTTCTGGACCCTGAG GGTGGAGACCTCCATGAGCTTCGTCGTCACATCCACGCAGACACGGTGGACTACTACACAGTAAAGAAACTAGTGCAGAAAGTTTTCCCCTCATGCAAATGTAAACAGGTACACCAGAAACAACAGGAACTTGTAAAG GACATTGACGACTCAGAGCTGCTGGAAATGATGGATGTATGTGATCAGGAGAGCGGCATGAACCCTCCCACTCAGCACAATATAGTACCACCAGCACCTTCTGCTGCACAG GAGACATCACATCCCCATGCAGCAGAGCTACACCTCCGAGAAGGTGGAGctgaaggaaaggaggaggagaaagaggagcagacAGTTGAACACGAGGAAACTGATGGTTTGATGAAGCGTAAGGATGTGGAAGTGAAAGGAGCCAGTGATTGGCCGAGGGACcaggaagaggagagcagtGATTGGCCCAAAGAGCGAGTGTGTCACACGCATGAGAGAGCGATTCCCATCCAACAAACTGTGGAGACTCTTGACATCACAGAGGAGG GTGTAGAAACACTGCTCTGCTATCTGGAGCTGCATCCCCAGCGCTTTGTTGAACTTCTCCACCCCACACTGTCTCTGTGTAAAGTCAGCTGCTATGACGGACCAAGACAGCTCCAGAAAATCACTGGAAT TTGCCCCCCAGTTGCTGTGGTGTTGGCCAGAAGGCGGATGGCAGGCGAACGAGTGGAGACTTATTCTGAACTGGAGTTTGATGTTGTCGAGGTTGCGGACACTATGGGATGGCAGCTTCCTCTTGTGAAGAGAGGACTAAGACAGCTGCAGTGGAGCACTGGTAGCG ctggTGGCCGTAGCGGTGTCCATGTTGAATTCTCCTCCATATCCTTCTACTTTCGTTCCTACGGTGACCTCAGCGATGAGGAGCTGGACAGAGTTTGTCAGTTCCTCCATAATCGAGTGCAAAACCAAGAGAGAACACAGCTTTACCAGCTGACCGCATGCTTCAAGGCCTTCAAAAG TGTCGCCTTCAACAGTGTGTCGTCCTGCCTTGACGATTTAGATGGAGGACGCAGCCTCCAGCTGAAAGGCCTTCTGTCCGAGTACTTTGACAAGAGGCGAGACGCCAGCCAAATGCTCGCGCCTTTGGATGCTGAGGAGCTCGACAAATATaag tTGTTAGACTGGGAGAATCAGATCAGAGCGGACATCAGAAGTTTCCTCTCCACCCGCAGTGATGAGAAATTTTCTGGACGAGCTGTTGCTAGAATCCTGCATGGCATAG ggAGTCCTTGTTATCCTGCTCAAACCTACGGCAGGGACAGACGCTACTGGAGGAAGTACATACAGTTTGACTTCAACCAGCTCATCAGGTTGGCCACACAGGAGATCATTCGCTTCAAGTGA